A single Pan troglodytes isolate AG18354 chromosome 19, NHGRI_mPanTro3-v2.0_pri, whole genome shotgun sequence DNA region contains:
- the POLG2 gene encoding DNA polymerase subunit gamma-2, mitochondrial isoform X3, with the protein MRSRVAVRACHKVCRCLLSGFGGRVDAGPPELLTERSSPKGGHVKSHAELEGNGGHPEAPGSGEGSEALLEICQRRHFVSGSKQQLSRDSLLSGCHPGFGPLGVELRKNLAAEWWTSVVVFREQVFPVDALHHKPGPLLPGDSAFRLVSAETLREILQDKELSKEQLVAFLENVLKTSGKLRENLLHGALEHYVNCLDLVNKRLPYGLAQIGVCFHPVFDTKQIPNGVKSIGEKTEASLVWFTPPRTSNQWLDFWLRHRLQWWRKFAMSPSNFSSSDCQDEEGRKGNKLYYNFPWGKELIETLWNLGDHELLHMYPGNVSKLHGRDGRKNVVPCVLSVNGDLDRGMLAYLYDSFQLTENSFTRKKNLHRKVLKLHPCLAPIKVALDVGRGPTLELRQV; encoded by the exons ATGCGCTCTCGTGTAGCCGTCAGGGCCTGCCATAAGGTCTGCAGGTGCCTGTTGTCTGGGTTTGGGGGTCGAGTAGATGCGGGGCCGCCGGAGCTGTTGACGGAAAGGAGTAGCCCCAAAGGAGGGCATGTGAAGTCGCACGCGGAGCTCGAGGGGAACGGCGGGCACCCAGAAGCCCCCGGGTCTGGAGAGGGAAGCGAGGCGCTGTTAGAGATCTGTCAGAGAAGGCATTTCGTAAGTGGAAGCAAGCAGCAGCTTAGCCGGGATTCTCTTCTGAGTGGGTGCCACCCCGGCTTCGGACCCTTGGGCGTAGAGTTGCGGAAGAACCTGGCCGCAGAATGGTGGACCTCGGTGGTGGTGTTCAGGGAGCAGGTATTCCCGGTGGACGCTCTCCACCACAAGCCAGGCCCTTTGCTACCCGGGGACAGTGCCTTCAGGTTAGTTTCTGCAGAAACTCTACGCGAAATCTTGCAAGACAAAGAGCTGAGTAAGGAACAGCTAGTAGCATTTCTTGAGAACGTATTAAAAACTTCTGGGAAACTACGGGAGAACCTTCTTCACG GTGCCTTGGAACACTATGTTAATTGCCTCGATCTGGTAAACAAGAGGCTACCTTATGGCCTTGCTCAGATTGGAGTGTGTTTTCATCCTGTTTTTGACACTAAGCAGATACCAAATGGTGTTAAAAG TATTGGTGAGAAGACTGAAGCTTCGTTAGTATGGTTTACTCCTCCGAGAACTTCAAACCAGTGGCTTGATTTCTGGTTACGTCATCGACTCCAGTGGTGGAGAAAG tttgccATGAGTCCATCTAACTTCAGCAGCAGTGACTGTCAGGATGAAGAAGGCCGGAAAGGAAACAAACTTTACTACAATTTTCCCTGGGGAAAGGAGCTAATAGAAACCCTGTGGAACCTAGGAGATCACGAACTTTTACACATGTATCCTGGCAATGTGTCTAAATTACAT GGCCGAGATGGACGAAAAAATGTGGTTCCTTGTGTTCTGTCTGTAAATGGGGACCTAGACCGAGGCATGCTGGCCTACCTCTATGATTCTTTCCAGCTGACAGAGAACTcctttacaagaaagaaaaatcttcatAGAAAG
- the DDX5 gene encoding probable ATP-dependent RNA helicase DDX5 (The RefSeq protein has 2 substitutions compared to this genomic sequence), which translates to MSGYSSDRDRGRDRGFGAPRFGGSRAGPLSGKKFGNPGEKLVKKKWNLDELPKFEKNFYQEHPDLARRTAQEVETYRRSKEITVRGHNCPKPVLNFYEANFPANVMDVIARQNFTEPTAIQAQGWPVALSGLDMVGVAQTGSGKTLSYLLPAIVHINHQPFLERGDGPICLVLAPTRELAQQVQQVAAEYCRACRLKSTCIYGGAPKGPQIRDLERGVENCIATPGRLIDFLECGKTNLRRTTYLVLDEADRMLDMGFEPQIRKIVDQIRPDRQTLMWSATWPKEVRQLAEDFLKDYIHINIGALELSANHNILQIVDVCHDVEKDEKLIRLMEEIMSEKENKTIVFVETKRRCDELTRKMRRDGWPAMGIHGDKSQQERDWVLNEFKHGKAPILIATDVASRGLDVEDVKFVINYDYPNSSEDYIHRIGRTARSTKTGTAYTFFTPNNIKQVSDLISVLREANQAINPKLLQLVEDRGSGRSRGRGGMKDDRRDRYSAGKRGGFNTFRDRENYDRGYSSLLKRDFGAKTQNGVYSAANYTNGSFGSNFVSAGIQASFRTGNPTGTYQNGYDSTQQYGSNVPNMHNGMNQQAYAYPATAAAPMIGYPMPTGYSQ; encoded by the exons ATGTCGGGTTATTCGAGTGACCGAGACCGCGGCCGGGACCGAGG gtTTGGTGCACCTCGATTTGGAGGAAGTAGGGCAGGGCCCTTATCTGGAAAGAAGTTTGGAAACCCTGGGGAGAAATTAGTTAAAAAGAAGTGGAATCTTGATGAGCTGCCTAAATTTGAGAAGAATTTTTATCAAGAGCACCCTGATTTGGCTAGGCGCACAGCA CAAGAGGTGGAAACATATAGAAGAAGCAAGGAAATTACAGTTAGAGGTCACAACTGCCCGAAGCCAgttcttaatttttatgaagcCAATTTCCCTG CAAATGTCATGGATGTTATTGCAAGACAGAATTTCACTGAACCCACTGCTATTCAAGCTCAGGGATGGCCAGTTGCTCTAAGTGGATTGGATATGGTTGGAGTGGCACAGACTGGATCTGGGAAAACATTGTCT TATTTGCTTCCTGCCATTGTCCATATCAACCATCAGCCATTCCTAGAGAGAGGTGATGGGCCTatt TGTTTGGTGCTGGCACCAACTCGGGAACTGGCCCAACAGGTGCAGCAAGTAGCTGCTGAATATTGTAGAGCATGTCGCTTGAAGTCTACTTGTATCTACGGTGGTGCTCCTAAGGGACCACAAATACGTGATTTGGAGAGAG GTGTGGAAATCTGTATTGCAACACCTGGAAGACTGATTGACTTTTTAGAGTGTGGAAAAACCAATCTGAGAAGAACAACCTACCTTGTCCTTGATGAAGCAGATAGAATGCTTGATATGGGCTTTGAACCCCAAATAAGGAAGATTGTGGATCAAATAAGA CCTGATAGGCAAACTCTAATGTGGAGTGCGACTTGGCCAAAAGAAGTAAGACAGCTTGCTGAAGATTTCCTGAAAGACTATATTCATATAAACATTGGTGCACTTGAACTGAGTGCAAACCACAACATTCTTCAGATTGTGGATGTGTGTCATGACGTAGAAAAGGATGAAAA ACTTATTCGTCTAATGGAAGAGATCATGAGTGAGAAGGAGAATAAAACCATTGTTTTTGTGGAAACCAAAAGAAGATGTGATGAGCTTACCAGAAAAATGAGGAGAGATGG GTGGCCTGCCATGGGTATCCATGGTGACAAGAGTCAACAAGAGCGTGACTGGGTTCTAAATG AATTCAAACATGGAAAAGCTCCTATTCTGATTGCTACAGATGTGGCCTCCAGAGGGCTAG ATGTGGAAGATGTGAAATTTGTCATCAATTATGACTACCCTAACTCCTCAGAGGATTATATTCATCGAATTGGAAGAACTGCTCGCAGTACCAAAACAGGCACAGCATACACTTTCTTTACACCTAATAACATAAAGCAAGTGAGCGACCTTATCTCTGTGCTTCGTGAAGCTAATCAAGCAATTAATCCCAAGTTGCTTCAGTTGGTCGAAGACAGAGGTTCAG GTCGTTCCAGGGGTAGAGGAGGCATGAAGGATGACCGTCGGGACAGATACTCTGCGGGCAAAAGGGGTGGATTTAATACCTTTAGAGACAGGGAAAATTATGACAGAGGTTACTCTAGCCTGCTTAAAAGAGATTTTGGGGCAAAAACTCAGAATGGTGTTTACAGTGCTGCAAATTACACCAATGGGAGCTTTGGAAGTAATTTTGTGTCTGCTGGTATACAGACCAGTTTTAGGACTGGTAATCCAACAGGGACTTACCAGAATGGTTATGATAGCACTCAGCAATACGGAAGTAATGTTCCAAATATGCACAATGGTATGAACCAACAGGCATATGCATATCCTGCTACTGCAGCTGCACCTATGATTGGTTATCCAATGCCAACAGGATATTCCCAATAA
- the LOC740112 gene encoding ATP synthase subunit f, mitochondrial-like, producing MESVVPVKDKKLLEVKLGELPSSILMWDFSPSGLDGAFQRGYYWYYNKYINVKKGSISGFTMVLAGYMLFIYCLSYKELKHERLCKYH from the coding sequence atggagtcagttGTACCAGTGAAGGACAAGAAACTTCTGGAGGTCAAACTAGGGGAGCTGCCAAGCTCGATCTTGATGTGGGACTTCAGCCCTAGTGGCCTTGATGGAGCGTTTCAAAGAGGTTACTACTGGTACTACAACAAGTACATCAACGTGAAGAAGGGGAGCATCTCGGGGTTTACCATGGTGCTGGCAGGGTACATGCTCTTCATCTACTGCCTTTCCTACAAGGAGCTCAAGCACGAGCGGCTATGCAAGTACCACTGA